In the Hordeum vulgare subsp. vulgare chromosome 7H, MorexV3_pseudomolecules_assembly, whole genome shotgun sequence genome, one interval contains:
- the LOC123412277 gene encoding probable methyltransferase At1g29790, whose product MGSVSLKLPAPRRRHGGPLSCLCSPAPLNLLMLLSLLSTNLLAFFAFFAPSPLHDPATTAPFSSSSNLSAHVAAIALEIGGASSSPGARLPDGLPPELLLFLTPHALPLGRDARTGLTHMPASVAASCLRSPSALALLSAFMSYAPHSACPRNATLPRRLVSKGCEPLPRRRCLSRGPRAPLPASGMGLDHRRWVAPARGGHEFLVDDVLRLGASKIRIGFDVAGGAANFAARMRERGVTVVTSVLDVAGKPMNEFVASRGLFPLLLSPAHRFPFYDGVFDLVHVGTAALDEAGAPAMGQAATPEALEFFMFDVDRVLRAGGLLWIDSYLCQSEERRRVVAKLIERFGYKKLKWVVGEKAGGASTSTYLSAVLRKPARS is encoded by the coding sequence ATGGGGTCGGTGTCCCTGAAGCTGCCGGCGCCCCGCCGCCGGCACGGCGGGCCCCTCTCCTGCCTCTGCTCCCCGGCGCCGCTCAACCTCCTCATGCTgctctccctcctctccaccaacctcctcgccttcttcgccttcttcgccccctcccccctccacgaCCCCGCCACCAcagcccccttctcctcctcctccaacctCTCCGCGCACGTcgccgccatcgcgctcgagatcggcggcgcctcctcctcccccggcgcccgCCTCCCGGACGGCCTGCCCCCTGAGCTGCTGCTCTTCCTCACCCCGCACGCGCTGCCGCTCGGCCGCGACGCGCGGACGGGGCTCACCCACATGCCGGCCTCCGTCGCGGCCTCCTGCCTCCGCTCCCCGTCCGCGCTGGCCCTCCTCTCGGCCTTCATGTCCTACGCGCCCCACTCCGCCTGCCCGCGCAACGCCACCCTCCCGCGCCGCCTCGTCTCCAAGGGCTGCGAGCCGCTGCCCCGCCGTCGGTGCCTCTCCCGTGGGCCCCGCGCCCCGCTCCCGGCCTCCGGCATGGGCCTCGACCACCGCCGCTGGGTCGCACCCGCTCGCGGCGGCCACGAGTTCCTCGTCGACGACGTGCTGCGCCTGGGCGCGTCCAAGATCCGGATCGGCTTCGACGTCGCCGGCGGCGCGGCCAACTTCGCCGCCCGGATGAGGGAGCGCGGCGTCACCGTCGTCACATCCGTGCTCGACGTCGCCGGGAAGCCGATGAACGAGTTCGTGGCGTCAAGGGGCCTGTTCCCGCTCCTGCTCTCGCCGGCGCACCGGTTCCCCTTCTACGACGGGGTGTTCGACCTGGTGCACGTCGGCACCGCGGCGCTGGACGAGGCCGGGGCGCCCGCGATGGGGCAGGCGGCGACGCCGGAGGCGCTGGAGTTCTTCATGTTCGACGTCGACCGCGTGCTGCGCGCCGGCGGGCTGCTCTGGATCGACAGCTACCTGTGCCAGAGCGAGGAGAGGAGGCGAGTGGTTGCCAAGCTCATAGAGAGGTTTGGTTACAAGAAGCTCAAGTGGGTCGTCGGAGAGAAGGCCGGCGGCGCATCGACATCAACCTACCTCTCCGCTGTGTTGCGAAAGCCAGCAAGAAGCTGA